From Salinibacterium sp. ZJ450, one genomic window encodes:
- the argG gene encoding argininosuccinate synthase, which translates to MSKVLSSLPIGERVGIAFSGGLDTSVAVAWMRENGAVPCTYTANIGQPDEPDIDAVRARATEYGAEIARLVDARAALVEEGLVALQCGAFHIRSGGKTYFNTTPLGRAVTGTMLVRAMKEDGVDIWGDGSTYKGNDIERFYRYGLLANPRLRIYKPWLDADFVNQLGGRQEMSEWLVARGFPYRDSAEKAYSTDSNIWGATHEAKRLEHLDTGVEIVETIMGVAPWREDVAIATEDVTISFEAGRPVAINGREFADAVALVHEANTIGGRHGLGISDQIENRIIEAKSRGIYEAPGMALLHIAYERLLNAIHNEDTIANYHSEGRRLGRLMYEGRWLDPQSLMLRESITRWVGSAVTGEVTLRLRRGDDYSILDTRGPALSYHPDKLSMERVENAAFDPGDRIGQLTMRNLDIADSRSRLEQYAAQGIVSGETAKLMGDLTTGGAAAIAGGEEQTEAESMLDRAAMEAGTD; encoded by the coding sequence GTGTCGAAAGTACTCTCAAGCCTCCCCATCGGTGAACGTGTCGGAATTGCCTTCTCAGGAGGGCTGGACACCTCGGTCGCAGTCGCCTGGATGCGCGAGAACGGCGCGGTGCCATGCACCTACACCGCGAACATCGGCCAGCCCGACGAACCGGACATCGACGCGGTGCGCGCTCGCGCCACCGAGTACGGCGCCGAGATCGCGCGCCTGGTAGACGCCCGCGCTGCTCTCGTCGAGGAGGGCCTGGTGGCCCTGCAGTGTGGCGCGTTCCACATCCGCAGCGGCGGCAAGACCTACTTCAACACCACGCCGCTCGGCCGCGCCGTCACCGGCACCATGCTGGTGCGCGCCATGAAGGAGGACGGCGTCGACATCTGGGGCGACGGCTCCACCTACAAGGGCAACGACATCGAGCGCTTCTACCGCTACGGCCTGCTCGCCAACCCGCGCCTGCGCATCTACAAGCCGTGGCTCGACGCCGACTTCGTGAACCAGCTCGGCGGCCGCCAGGAGATGAGCGAATGGCTCGTCGCTCGCGGCTTCCCCTACCGAGACTCGGCCGAGAAGGCGTACTCCACCGACTCAAACATCTGGGGCGCCACCCACGAGGCCAAGCGCCTGGAGCACCTCGACACCGGCGTCGAGATCGTGGAGACAATCATGGGCGTCGCCCCGTGGCGCGAGGATGTCGCGATCGCCACCGAGGACGTCACGATCAGCTTCGAGGCCGGACGCCCGGTCGCGATCAACGGACGTGAGTTCGCGGATGCCGTGGCCCTCGTGCACGAGGCGAACACGATCGGCGGCCGCCACGGTCTCGGCATCAGCGACCAGATCGAGAACCGCATCATCGAGGCGAAGAGCCGCGGCATCTACGAGGCGCCAGGCATGGCGCTGCTGCACATCGCCTACGAGCGCCTGCTGAACGCGATCCACAACGAAGACACCATCGCCAACTACCACTCCGAGGGCCGCCGCCTCGGCCGGCTGATGTACGAGGGCCGCTGGCTTGACCCGCAGTCGCTGATGCTGCGCGAGTCGATCACTCGCTGGGTCGGCTCGGCCGTCACCGGCGAGGTCACGCTGCGGCTGCGTCGCGGCGACGACTACTCGATCCTCGACACCCGCGGACCGGCGCTCAGCTACCACCCGGACAAGCTCTCGATGGAGCGCGTCGAGAACGCCGCGTTCGACCCGGGCGACCGCATCGGCCAGCTCACCATGCGCAACCTCGACATCGCCGACTCGCGGTCACGGCTCGAGCAGTACGCAGCGCAGGGCATCGTCTCGGGCGAGACGGCCAAGCTGATGGGCGACCTCACCACCGGCGGCGCGGCCGCCATCGCCGGCGGCGAAGAGCAGACCGAGGCCGAGTCGATGCTCGACCGCGCGGCAATGGAGGCCGGCACCGACTAA
- a CDS encoding YajQ family cyclic di-GMP-binding protein encodes MADSSFDIVSKVDQMEAENAVNQAQKEIAQRYDFKGVGASVEWSGEKLLLKASAEERVKAVLEVLEQKFIKRGISLRSLDAGEPFASGKEYRIEVSLKNGIASDDAKKISKIIRDEGPKSVKSQIQGDELRVQSKSRDDLQATMALLKGKDLEVALQFVNFR; translated from the coding sequence ATGGCAGATTCATCATTCGACATCGTCAGCAAGGTCGACCAGATGGAGGCGGAGAACGCCGTCAACCAGGCGCAGAAGGAAATCGCGCAGCGGTATGACTTCAAGGGCGTCGGCGCATCCGTGGAATGGAGCGGCGAGAAGCTGCTGCTCAAGGCGAGCGCCGAGGAGCGGGTGAAGGCGGTGCTCGAGGTGCTCGAGCAGAAGTTCATCAAGCGCGGCATCAGCCTGCGCTCTCTGGATGCCGGCGAGCCGTTCGCGAGCGGTAAGGAATACCGCATCGAGGTGAGCCTGAAGAACGGAATCGCCTCGGATGACGCGAAGAAGATCTCGAAGATCATCCGCGACGAGGGCCCGAAGAGCGTGAAGAGCCAGATCCAGGGCGACGAGCTGCGGGTGCAGTCGAAGAGCCGTGACGACCTGCAGGCAACCATGGCGCTGCTCAAGGGCAAGGACCTCGAGGTCGCCCTGCAGTTCGTGAATTTCCGCTAA
- the cls gene encoding cardiolipin synthase, with protein sequence MDASTITLVITVAVIMIDLAVRVVSLIVVPRNRRPQTATAWLLAIFLLPFIGILLFLLIGSTKLPKKRRERQETINTFILETTEGIEAVRTDTPWPIWLESIIEMNRTLGAMPLVGGNSASLLPNYNESIQAMTDAVKTANRYVHAEFYILNLDPTSEPFFIALEDARKRGVTVRVLLDHVASVRYPGYRRTVRRLKRMGVQWQLMLPVQPLKGKYQRPDLRNHRKLLVIDGTLAFTGSQNMIDASYNKKKNLRKGLQWKDLMVRFEGPIVAGIDALFITDWYSETDELLLRETEVARQVQTVAPLDCQVVPSGPGFEGENNLRLFNALLYNALERIIITSPYFVPDESMLYAITTAAQRGLDVQLFVSEVADQPTVYHAQRSYYEALLRAGVRIWLYKAPTVLHGKHFTIDDEVAVIGSSNMDMRSFTLNLEISVMIHGASFVRDLRKVEEDYRRNSRELGLDEWLERPFRSQVLDNLARLTAGLQ encoded by the coding sequence ATGGATGCCTCGACGATCACGCTGGTGATCACGGTGGCAGTCATCATGATCGACCTCGCGGTGCGTGTCGTTTCACTGATCGTCGTGCCGCGCAACCGTCGCCCGCAGACCGCGACCGCCTGGCTGCTTGCGATCTTCCTGCTGCCGTTCATCGGCATCCTGCTGTTCCTGCTCATCGGCTCCACCAAGCTGCCGAAGAAGCGCCGGGAGCGGCAGGAGACCATCAACACCTTCATTCTCGAGACCACCGAGGGCATCGAGGCGGTGCGCACCGACACGCCCTGGCCGATCTGGCTGGAGTCGATCATCGAGATGAACCGCACGCTCGGTGCGATGCCGCTGGTCGGCGGCAACTCGGCCAGCCTGCTGCCGAATTACAACGAGTCAATTCAGGCGATGACGGATGCCGTGAAGACGGCCAACCGGTACGTGCACGCCGAGTTCTACATCCTCAATCTCGACCCGACCAGCGAGCCCTTCTTCATCGCGCTTGAGGATGCCCGCAAGCGCGGCGTGACCGTGCGGGTGCTGCTCGACCACGTCGCGTCGGTGCGCTACCCGGGGTACCGCCGCACCGTTCGCCGGTTGAAGCGGATGGGGGTGCAGTGGCAGCTGATGCTGCCGGTGCAGCCGCTGAAGGGCAAATACCAGCGCCCCGACCTGCGCAACCACCGCAAGTTGCTGGTGATCGATGGCACGCTCGCGTTCACCGGTTCGCAGAACATGATCGACGCCAGCTACAACAAGAAGAAGAACCTCCGCAAGGGTCTGCAGTGGAAGGACCTGATGGTGCGCTTCGAGGGCCCGATCGTGGCCGGCATCGACGCGCTGTTCATCACCGACTGGTACAGCGAGACCGACGAGCTGCTGCTGCGCGAGACCGAGGTCGCCCGCCAGGTGCAGACCGTGGCGCCGCTCGACTGCCAGGTGGTGCCGAGCGGGCCGGGCTTCGAGGGTGAGAACAACCTGCGCCTGTTCAACGCCTTGCTCTACAACGCGCTGGAACGCATCATCATCACCAGCCCGTACTTCGTGCCGGACGAGTCGATGCTGTACGCCATCACCACCGCGGCGCAGCGGGGTCTCGATGTGCAGTTGTTCGTGAGCGAGGTCGCCGACCAGCCCACGGTGTACCACGCGCAACGCAGCTACTACGAGGCACTGTTGCGGGCGGGCGTGCGGATCTGGCTGTACAAGGCACCCACCGTGCTGCACGGCAAGCACTTCACCATCGACGATGAGGTGGCGGTGATCGGCTCAAGCAACATGGACATGCGCTCGTTCACGCTGAACCTCGAGATCTCCGTGATGATCCACGGCGCGAGCTTCGTGCGCGACCTGCGCAAGGTCGAAGAGGACTACCGGCGCAACAGCCGCGAACTGGGCCTGGACGAATGGCTGGAACGGCCGTTCCGTAGCCAGGTGCTCGACAACCTGGCCCGCCTGACCGCGGGGCTGCAGTAG
- the menD gene encoding 2-succinyl-5-enolpyruvyl-6-hydroxy-3-cyclohexene-1-carboxylic-acid synthase — protein MTLPPRSESPATAFSVALISEFIRLGVHDIVLSPGSRSQALALAAAAFEIAGQVRLRVRIDERAAGFLAVGLAVESAAPVVVITTSGTAVANLHPAVLEAHHAGVPLIVVTADRPEELRGIGSNQTTRQAGLFGLAAEAAWDIGAPTGEPGETDAAALLARDAVTAAAAGPVHLNLAFTEPLSSANPVLPDTAQRGAADPDEPGESATGTATATASEAQTFSPMVGTVVVAGQGAGEQAERAARLLGAPLIAEVASGAHFGPNLAVAYRELLRDPEFGGQVQRVIVFGHPTLSREVPALIQRDGVQTIVVRSAGADDYNPGHRVDRFLDSITVDGTGTAAPGADPASPELRRWVGRWVHASRSLLDTDQHESAPDVAASRSNDRLDRAAFARAELAAVRQPVTRRMLVESVWRATWPHDRLVLGASRLIRDADKVLPGKKLRVHANRGLAGIDGTVSTAIGIALAAEAAGGHGTTRVLLGDLTLLHDVGGLLFGDGEPRPRVQLIVGNDGGGTIFDGLEVAATAGQAAIDRVLYTPQHVEMKALAAAYGWQHRLVTTRGELDQALTAPDPQLLIEVPLPR, from the coding sequence ATGACTCTCCCTCCAAGGAGTGAGTCGCCGGCCACCGCGTTCTCGGTGGCCCTGATCTCGGAATTCATCCGACTCGGCGTGCACGACATCGTGCTCAGCCCCGGCTCGCGTTCACAGGCACTCGCCCTGGCCGCTGCCGCGTTCGAAATCGCCGGACAGGTGCGGCTGCGCGTGCGCATCGACGAGCGGGCCGCCGGTTTTCTCGCGGTCGGTCTCGCCGTGGAATCCGCCGCGCCGGTGGTGGTGATCACCACCTCGGGAACCGCGGTGGCGAATCTGCACCCGGCGGTGCTGGAGGCGCACCACGCGGGTGTTCCGCTGATCGTGGTCACCGCCGACCGGCCAGAGGAGCTGCGCGGCATCGGCAGCAACCAGACCACCCGGCAGGCCGGACTGTTCGGCCTCGCCGCCGAGGCCGCGTGGGACATCGGCGCACCGACCGGCGAGCCCGGGGAAACGGATGCCGCGGCCCTGCTGGCCCGCGACGCGGTGACCGCGGCCGCCGCCGGCCCCGTGCACCTGAACCTCGCCTTCACCGAACCGCTGTCCTCGGCGAATCCGGTGCTGCCCGACACGGCACAGCGCGGCGCCGCAGACCCCGACGAACCGGGTGAGTCAGCGACGGGCACCGCGACCGCCACTGCGTCGGAGGCACAAACCTTCAGCCCGATGGTCGGCACGGTGGTCGTCGCCGGCCAGGGGGCGGGGGAGCAGGCCGAACGCGCGGCTCGGCTGCTCGGCGCACCGCTGATCGCCGAGGTCGCCAGCGGCGCACACTTCGGACCGAACCTCGCGGTCGCCTACCGTGAGCTGCTGCGCGATCCAGAATTCGGCGGCCAGGTTCAGCGGGTGATCGTGTTCGGCCATCCGACCCTCAGCCGTGAGGTCCCGGCGCTGATCCAGCGGGACGGCGTGCAGACCATCGTGGTGCGCTCAGCGGGCGCCGATGACTACAACCCCGGCCACCGAGTGGACCGGTTCCTCGACTCGATCACCGTCGACGGCACAGGCACCGCCGCTCCCGGCGCCGACCCGGCATCCCCCGAGCTGCGACGCTGGGTGGGCCGCTGGGTGCATGCCAGCCGCAGTCTGCTCGACACGGATCAGCATGAGTCGGCTCCGGATGTCGCGGCCTCCCGCTCGAACGACCGCCTGGACCGTGCCGCCTTCGCCCGCGCCGAACTGGCAGCGGTGCGGCAACCGGTCACCCGGCGGATGCTTGTCGAGTCAGTTTGGCGCGCCACCTGGCCGCACGACCGCCTGGTGCTCGGCGCATCCCGCCTGATCCGTGACGCCGACAAGGTGCTGCCGGGTAAGAAGCTGCGGGTGCATGCCAACCGGGGGCTCGCCGGCATCGACGGAACCGTCTCGACCGCCATCGGCATCGCGCTCGCCGCGGAGGCCGCCGGCGGGCACGGCACCACGCGGGTGCTGCTCGGCGACCTCACCCTGCTGCACGACGTCGGCGGGCTGCTGTTCGGCGACGGGGAACCGCGGCCGCGCGTGCAGCTGATCGTGGGCAACGACGGCGGGGGCACGATCTTCGACGGCCTCGAGGTGGCCGCCACCGCCGGGCAGGCCGCGATCGACCGGGTGCTGTACACGCCGCAGCACGTCGAGATGAAGGCGCTCGCCGCCGCGTACGGCTGGCAGCACCGGTTGGTCACCACCCGGGGCGAACTCGATCAGGCGCTCACCGCGCCCGACCCGCAGCTGCTCATCGAGGTTCCGCTGCCGCGCTGA
- the ubiE gene encoding bifunctional demethylmenaquinone methyltransferase/2-methoxy-6-polyprenyl-1,4-benzoquinol methylase UbiE — translation MSRADMNKQPSEVAGMFDDVAPKYDRTNAVLSMGNAALWRMATVRAIDPKPGERVLDIAAGTGTSAVAIARTGADVVALDFSRGMVEEGRRRHPDIEFIEGNAEALPFGDDEFDAVTISFGLRNVQHPKQALDEMYRVLKPGGRVIICEFSKPPVAIMRASYSVYLKWVLPKVAGVTGSNSPAYTYLAESIAEWPDQGTLSQWIRAAGFSRVAYRNLTVGVVALHRGHKPADAKIRASVANRRKLTRRTSPPTAPSAQAT, via the coding sequence GTGAGTAGAGCCGACATGAACAAGCAGCCCTCAGAGGTCGCGGGCATGTTCGATGACGTCGCTCCCAAGTACGACCGCACCAACGCCGTGCTGTCGATGGGCAACGCGGCGTTGTGGCGGATGGCCACGGTGCGCGCGATCGACCCTAAGCCGGGGGAGCGCGTGCTGGACATCGCGGCGGGAACCGGAACCAGTGCCGTCGCCATCGCGCGAACCGGCGCCGACGTGGTCGCGCTCGACTTCTCACGCGGCATGGTCGAAGAGGGCCGTCGCCGTCACCCCGACATTGAGTTCATCGAGGGCAACGCCGAGGCGCTGCCGTTCGGTGACGACGAGTTCGACGCGGTCACCATCAGCTTCGGGCTGCGCAACGTGCAGCATCCGAAGCAGGCGCTGGACGAGATGTACCGGGTGCTGAAGCCCGGCGGACGCGTGATCATCTGCGAGTTCAGCAAGCCGCCGGTCGCGATCATGCGCGCGAGCTATTCGGTGTACCTGAAGTGGGTGCTGCCGAAGGTCGCCGGGGTCACCGGGTCGAACTCGCCGGCATACACCTACCTTGCCGAGTCCATCGCTGAGTGGCCCGATCAGGGCACGCTCAGCCAGTGGATCCGCGCTGCGGGGTTCAGCCGCGTGGCCTACCGCAATCTCACCGTGGGTGTGGTCGCACTGCACCGCGGACACAAACCGGCCGACGCGAAGATCCGCGCCTCCGTCGCGAACCGTCGCAAGCTGACGCGCCGCACCTCTCCGCCCACCGCGCCTTCCGCACAGGCCACCTGA
- a CDS encoding PPK2 family polyphosphate kinase has translation MDDLLRVEPGFTLATMDPNATPGFDGTKLDGQVALEAGVAELAALQEMLFAESRGGGRNLSVLLVLQGMDTSGKGGIVRHVVGAVDPQGVDHTGFKAPSRAERRHDFLWRIKRRLPDPGMIGVFDRSHYEDVLIQRVRKLAPPDEIERRYGLINQFEADVAASGTSIIKVMMHISSAEQKARLTARLENPDKHWKYNPTDVDERKRWDEYGDAYQIALERTSTPVAPWHVVPANKKWYARLAVQNLLLDTLRSLELEWPKADFDVKAEKKRLAKT, from the coding sequence ATGGATGACCTGCTCAGAGTCGAGCCCGGTTTCACGCTCGCCACAATGGACCCCAACGCCACGCCGGGCTTCGACGGCACCAAGCTGGACGGCCAGGTAGCGCTCGAGGCGGGCGTCGCCGAACTCGCCGCCCTGCAGGAGATGCTCTTCGCCGAGAGCCGAGGCGGCGGCCGTAACCTCAGCGTGCTGCTCGTGCTGCAGGGGATGGACACCTCCGGCAAGGGCGGAATCGTGCGCCACGTCGTCGGGGCGGTCGACCCGCAGGGCGTGGACCATACCGGATTCAAGGCGCCCAGCCGGGCCGAGCGCCGACACGACTTCCTCTGGCGCATCAAGCGGCGGCTTCCCGACCCCGGCATGATCGGCGTGTTCGACCGGTCGCACTACGAAGACGTGCTGATCCAGCGGGTGCGGAAGCTGGCTCCGCCCGACGAGATCGAGCGCCGCTACGGCCTGATCAACCAGTTCGAAGCGGATGTCGCGGCATCCGGCACCTCGATCATCAAGGTCATGATGCACATCAGCTCGGCCGAGCAGAAGGCCCGCCTCACCGCGCGGCTCGAGAACCCGGACAAGCACTGGAAGTACAACCCCACGGACGTCGACGAACGGAAGCGGTGGGACGAGTACGGCGACGCCTACCAGATCGCCCTGGAGCGTACCAGCACCCCCGTTGCCCCGTGGCATGTGGTTCCGGCAAACAAGAAGTGGTACGCGCGCCTTGCCGTGCAGAACCTGCTGCTCGACACGCTGCGCTCCCTCGAGCTGGAGTGGCCGAAGGCCGACTTCGATGTGAAGGCCGAGAAGAAACGGCTCGCGAAGACGTAA
- a CDS encoding FAD-dependent oxidoreductase, translating into MTKLRLAIVGAGPAGIYAADILLKYEKQFDVSVDLFEHLPAPYGLVRYGVAPDHPRIKGIVNALRDVLDRGDIRIFGNVLYGRDITLDDLKKHYNAVIFATGAVRDADLRIPGITLPGSYGAAEFVSWYDGHPDFPREWPLEAREVAVIGNGNVALDVARVLAKHADDLLPTEIPANVYEGLKASPVTDVHVFGRRGPAQVKFTPLELRELGELHDVDMVLYDEDFDYDEASKLAIESNKQVMVIDRVLTKWRERQAERRAEGTPASRRLHLHFYAKPLEVLGNGKVEGFRYERTAPDGEGGIVGTGEIRELPIQAIYRAVGYFGSPLDGIPFDEHHGVIPNHEGQVLDDDNQQVHGVYATGWIKRGPVGLIGHTKSDAMQTVQHLVNDQGNWWLPSHPEESAIVELLESRGIQFTTLEGWHSLDEHERALGEPEGRERIKVVPRDEMVHISRS; encoded by the coding sequence GTGACCAAGCTGAGGCTGGCCATTGTCGGTGCCGGACCCGCGGGTATCTACGCCGCAGACATCCTGCTGAAGTACGAAAAGCAGTTCGACGTGTCGGTCGACCTGTTCGAGCACCTCCCGGCCCCGTACGGGCTTGTCCGGTACGGCGTGGCCCCCGATCATCCGCGGATCAAGGGCATCGTCAACGCGCTTCGCGATGTGCTCGACCGCGGCGACATCCGCATCTTCGGCAACGTGCTGTACGGCCGCGACATCACCCTTGACGACCTGAAGAAGCACTACAACGCGGTGATCTTCGCCACCGGCGCGGTGCGCGATGCCGACCTGCGCATCCCCGGCATCACCCTGCCCGGCTCGTACGGTGCCGCCGAGTTCGTCAGCTGGTACGACGGCCACCCGGACTTTCCGCGGGAGTGGCCGCTCGAGGCCAGAGAAGTCGCCGTGATCGGCAATGGCAACGTGGCGCTGGATGTCGCCCGCGTGCTCGCCAAGCACGCAGACGACCTGCTGCCGACCGAGATCCCCGCGAATGTCTACGAGGGCCTGAAGGCCTCGCCGGTGACCGACGTGCACGTGTTCGGTCGGCGCGGTCCGGCGCAGGTGAAGTTCACCCCGCTGGAGCTGCGCGAGCTCGGCGAGCTGCACGACGTCGACATGGTGCTCTACGACGAGGACTTCGACTACGACGAGGCCTCGAAGCTGGCGATCGAGAGCAACAAGCAGGTCATGGTGATCGACCGGGTGCTCACCAAGTGGCGCGAACGCCAGGCCGAGCGGCGGGCCGAGGGCACGCCGGCGTCCCGGCGACTGCACCTGCACTTCTACGCCAAGCCGCTCGAGGTGCTCGGCAACGGCAAGGTGGAGGGCTTCCGTTACGAGCGCACCGCGCCCGACGGGGAGGGCGGCATCGTCGGCACCGGCGAGATCCGGGAGCTGCCGATCCAGGCCATCTACCGCGCGGTCGGCTACTTCGGGTCGCCGCTGGATGGCATCCCGTTCGACGAACACCACGGCGTGATCCCGAACCACGAGGGCCAGGTGCTCGACGACGACAACCAGCAGGTGCACGGCGTGTACGCCACCGGCTGGATCAAGCGCGGCCCGGTCGGGCTGATCGGGCACACCAAGTCCGATGCCATGCAGACCGTGCAGCACCTGGTGAACGACCAGGGCAACTGGTGGCTGCCATCGCACCCCGAGGAGTCGGCGATCGTCGAGCTGCTCGAGTCGCGCGGCATCCAGTTCACCACCCTGGAGGGATGGCACTCGCTCGACGAGCACGAACGCGCGCTCGGCGAACCCGAGGGCCGGGAGCGCATCAAGGTCGTGCCGCGCGACGAGATGGTGCACATCTCGCGTTCGTAG
- a CDS encoding isochorismate synthase, whose product MIPLVDPRHPLVFLRRRQGVIGIGEALRLEFRGPSRMSDAAAAWKRVVDAASVTDPVGVPGSGLIALGSFAFSDSSAEASVLIVPAMIIGRRDGASWVTRIGTGSGIDTGSGIDAAVIPTARPWGHPFTVDLQPDSFDGDAYKRAVTDAVTRIRQQDLSKVVLARTLTGHLPADADLRRVLAALALGYPDTHIYAVDGMLGSSPETLVRVISNTVSARVLAGSTARGTDQASDEDAAAALATSTKDLDEHQFAVQSVLAALRPHSRAVTFDEVPFTLKLPNLWHLATDVEGALSGGATSLDLLAALHPTAAVAGTPTGSALALIDQLEPFDRGRYAGPVGWVGANGDGEWAIALRGAQVAPEGTVTAFAGAGIVADSDPEWELVETRMKFRPIVEAFGGS is encoded by the coding sequence ATGATTCCGTTGGTGGATCCGCGGCATCCGCTGGTCTTCCTGCGCCGCAGGCAGGGTGTGATCGGCATCGGCGAGGCGCTGCGGTTGGAATTCCGAGGACCGAGCCGGATGTCGGATGCCGCCGCCGCCTGGAAACGGGTCGTCGACGCCGCCTCGGTGACCGACCCGGTCGGGGTGCCCGGCAGCGGTCTGATCGCGCTCGGCAGCTTCGCCTTCAGCGACAGCTCGGCCGAGGCCAGCGTGCTGATCGTGCCGGCGATGATCATCGGCCGGCGCGACGGGGCCAGCTGGGTGACCCGCATCGGCACGGGCTCTGGTATCGACACTGGCTCTGGCATCGACGCTGCCGTCATCCCGACCGCGCGCCCCTGGGGGCACCCGTTCACCGTCGACCTGCAGCCGGACTCGTTCGACGGCGACGCCTACAAGCGCGCGGTGACCGACGCGGTGACCCGCATCCGCCAGCAGGACCTGAGCAAGGTGGTGCTGGCCCGCACCCTGACCGGTCACCTGCCGGCAGACGCCGATCTGCGCCGGGTGCTGGCAGCGCTGGCGCTCGGTTACCCCGACACCCACATCTACGCGGTGGACGGCATGCTCGGCTCCAGCCCGGAGACGCTGGTGCGGGTGATCTCGAACACGGTGAGCGCCCGGGTGTTGGCCGGCAGCACGGCACGCGGCACGGATCAGGCCAGCGATGAGGATGCCGCGGCCGCCCTCGCCACCTCGACCAAGGATCTCGACGAGCACCAGTTCGCGGTGCAGAGCGTGCTCGCCGCGCTCCGCCCGCACAGTCGGGCGGTGACCTTCGACGAAGTGCCGTTCACCCTGAAGCTGCCGAACCTGTGGCATTTGGCGACGGATGTCGAGGGTGCGCTGAGCGGCGGAGCCACGTCGCTCGACCTGCTGGCGGCGCTGCACCCGACCGCCGCGGTCGCCGGCACTCCCACCGGGTCGGCGCTGGCCCTGATCGACCAGTTGGAACCGTTCGACCGCGGCCGCTACGCCGGTCCGGTCGGCTGGGTCGGCGCGAACGGCGACGGCGAGTGGGCCATCGCGCTGCGCGGCGCGCAGGTGGCGCCGGAGGGAACGGTCACGGCGTTCGCCGGGGCCGGCATCGTGGCCGATTCCGACCCGGAGTGGGAACTCGTGGAGACCCGGATGAAGTTCCGGCCGATCGTGGAGGCGTTCGGCGGCAGCTAG
- a CDS encoding polyprenyl synthetase family protein has product MNTSVPLARRRNTLSSSLGLGEKLFASSDERRFATAIEKGLAVVEEGLLTEMSFADNLADVTSRYLLEAGGKRVRPVLTLLTAQLGDGNTDGVITAAMAIEITHLASLYHDDVMDDAPMRRGVPSAQAKWGNSVAILTGDLLFGRASKLMARLGSHAIDVQADTFERLCLGQLHETIGPEDGQDPVQHYLQVLRDKTGSLIAAAARVGVQYSGAPEEYLDPVTEYGEKIGVAFQLIDDVIDLAPKDDNTGKNAGTDLRAGVSTLPLLYLTEQAATDAASAALLERIDRAVQADDEAGVQSAVAELRKHPATQRTLDEAHAWARSAIAALESLPRGPVKKALVKFADAIVERSS; this is encoded by the coding sequence GTGAATACGAGCGTTCCGCTGGCTCGTCGCCGCAACACCCTCAGCTCCTCTCTTGGACTGGGCGAAAAACTGTTCGCCTCGAGTGATGAGCGCCGCTTCGCCACCGCGATCGAGAAGGGGCTCGCCGTCGTCGAAGAGGGCCTGCTCACCGAGATGTCGTTCGCCGATAACCTCGCGGATGTCACCAGCCGGTACCTGCTCGAGGCCGGCGGCAAGCGGGTGCGTCCGGTGCTCACCCTGCTCACCGCGCAGCTCGGCGACGGCAACACCGACGGGGTGATCACCGCAGCCATGGCCATTGAGATTACCCATCTGGCGTCGCTGTACCACGACGACGTGATGGATGACGCGCCGATGCGCCGCGGGGTTCCGTCGGCGCAGGCGAAGTGGGGCAACTCGGTGGCCATCCTCACCGGAGACCTGCTGTTCGGCCGCGCCAGCAAGCTGATGGCCAGGCTCGGATCGCACGCCATCGACGTGCAGGCTGACACCTTCGAGCGGTTGTGCCTTGGCCAGCTGCACGAGACGATCGGGCCGGAGGACGGCCAGGACCCGGTGCAGCACTACCTGCAGGTGCTCCGAGACAAGACCGGCTCGCTGATCGCCGCCGCCGCGCGCGTGGGAGTGCAGTACTCGGGAGCGCCCGAGGAGTACCTGGATCCGGTCACGGAATACGGCGAGAAGATCGGCGTCGCGTTCCAGCTGATCGACGATGTCATCGACCTCGCTCCCAAGGACGACAACACCGGCAAGAATGCCGGCACCGACCTGCGCGCGGGCGTGTCCACCCTGCCGCTGCTCTACCTGACCGAACAGGCAGCGACGGATGCCGCATCCGCCGCCCTGCTCGAACGGATCGACCGCGCGGTACAGGCCGACGATGAGGCCGGCGTGCAGTCGGCAGTCGCCGAACTGCGCAAGCACCCGGCAACGCAACGCACCCTCGACGAGGCGCACGCGTGGGCACGCTCCGCGATCGCCGCGCTGGAATCGCTGCCACGTGGCCCGGTCAAGAAGGCGCTCGTCAAGTTCGCCGACGCGATTGTGGAGCGCTCGAGCTGA